A region from the Oryzias latipes chromosome 20, ASM223467v1 genome encodes:
- the LOC111946607 gene encoding G2/M phase-specific E3 ubiquitin-protein ligase-like, whose amino-acid sequence MTADQMENLFSIRLSPEGSNKRAAEETVVTFWRDYLLDAEEEEGPSKLQKILAFATGASVVPAIGFSPTPSVQFMHNEDDDFFSSMFPMANTCVNCIKLPLHTSYQLSGRSLILL is encoded by the exons ATGACGGCTGATCAGATGGAGAATCTCTTCAGCATCCGCCTGTCCCCAGAGGGGAGCAACAAGAGAGCTGCTGAGGAAACAGTTGTCACATTCTGGAGAGACTATCTCCTGGATGCTGAAG AAGAAGAAGGGCCATCCAAACTGCAGAAGATCTTGGCTTTTGCAACTGGAGCCTCTGTTGTGCCAGCCATCGGCTTTTCCCCAACTCCTTCAGTGCAGTTCATGCACAATGAAGATGATGACTTTTTCTCATCAATGTTTCCTATGGCAAACACGTGTGTAAACTGCATCAAGTTGCCACTGCATACATCATACCAGCTCTCAGGGAGAAGTTTGATTTTGCTCTAG